One region of Thiorhodovibrio frisius genomic DNA includes:
- a CDS encoding IS5 family transposase encodes MQQQLTFAQLEYQHKKKVTRRDRFLAEMEKVVPWEELLEELGPHYYQEHNRGRGRPPVPLERMLRLYFLQQWFNLADEALEDTVYDSQSFRGFLGIDLLNAGVPDATLLPKFRRLLEANDLGGRLLERVNAHLSERGLMMNEGTMVDATIVAAPSSTKNASKARDPEMHQTKKGNQWHFGMKAHIGADLFSGAVHSVHCTAANVADVSATDKLLHGQETTVFADAGYIGADKRDELSKRKIRWQIAAKRGRVKALEDGPIKEQIKAIEQQKASLRARVEHPFHVIKNLFGHRKVRYRGLKKNNVQWQVLFALSNLYLLRKPLLA; translated from the coding sequence ATGCAGCAGCAACTGACGTTCGCCCAACTTGAGTATCAGCACAAGAAGAAAGTCACCCGCCGGGATCGCTTTCTGGCCGAGATGGAAAAGGTCGTCCCTTGGGAGGAGCTGCTGGAGGAGTTGGGGCCACACTACTATCAGGAGCACAACCGGGGACGTGGGCGCCCGCCGGTGCCGCTGGAGCGCATGCTGCGGCTGTATTTCCTGCAGCAATGGTTCAACCTCGCCGACGAAGCCTTGGAAGACACGGTCTATGACAGCCAGTCCTTTCGCGGTTTCCTGGGCATTGATCTGCTCAACGCCGGGGTCCCCGACGCCACCCTCTTGCCGAAGTTCCGCCGCCTGCTCGAAGCCAACGACCTCGGCGGGCGCCTGCTCGAGCGGGTTAACGCCCACTTGAGCGAGCGCGGGCTGATGATGAACGAAGGCACCATGGTTGACGCCACCATTGTGGCCGCCCCTTCCTCGACCAAGAACGCCAGCAAGGCGCGCGACCCCGAGATGCATCAGACCAAGAAAGGCAACCAGTGGCACTTCGGCATGAAAGCCCATATCGGCGCTGATCTGTTCAGCGGGGCGGTGCACAGCGTTCATTGCACCGCGGCCAATGTCGCCGATGTCAGCGCCACCGACAAGCTCCTCCACGGCCAAGAGACCACCGTCTTTGCCGACGCCGGCTACATCGGTGCTGACAAGCGCGATGAACTGAGCAAGCGCAAGATCCGCTGGCAGATCGCCGCCAAGCGCGGGCGCGTCAAAGCCCTCGAGGACGGCCCGATCAAAGAGCAGATCAAAGCCATCGAGCAGCAGAAGGCATCCTTGCGCGCCCGCGTCGAGCACCCCTTTCATGTCATCAAGAACCTCTTCGGCCATCGCAAGGTCCGCTACAGAGGACTGAAGAAGAACAACGTCCAATGGCAGGTCCTCTTCGCCTTGAGCAATCTCTACCTGCTGCGCAAACCGCTGCTCGCCTGA
- a CDS encoding type II toxin-antitoxin system ParD family antitoxin, with protein sequence MARTQNLTLCDHWSDFVASLVESGRYSTASDVVRESLRLLQEREATSTLENLREALIEGENSAPAGPLDMEAIKHRARREAGLQQDV encoded by the coding sequence ATGGCAAGAACGCAAAACCTAACTCTTTGTGATCATTGGAGTGATTTCGTTGCCAGCCTTGTCGAGAGCGGGCGCTATTCCACGGCCAGCGATGTAGTGCGCGAGTCGCTCCGGTTACTCCAGGAGCGCGAGGCGACTTCAACGCTCGAGAACCTGCGGGAGGCGTTGATCGAAGGCGAGAACAGCGCCCCAGCCGGGCCGCTCGATATGGAAGCCATTAAGCACCGCGCGCGTCGAGAAGCCGGTCTCCAACAGGATGTATGA
- a CDS encoding glycosyltransferase family 2 protein produces MPDSTAAISIILPACNEAGALAELLPRLRAQCPQAEILLVDDGSTDATARIAREQGARVISHPISLGNGAAIKTGARSAKGEILVFMDADGQHDPADIPRLLARLDDGHDMVIGARTKGSQATWGRGIANALYNRLASYMTGHPIPDLTSGFRAVRAAPFRQFLYLLPNGFSYPTTITMAFFRAGLSVAYQPIVAKARIGRSHIRPLKDGLRFLLIIFKIGTLYSPLKLFVPIAALHGLIGLGYYAYTYLTATRISLATLFLLTTAVTIFLIGLVSEQITQLMYKDSDRHKSAD; encoded by the coding sequence ATGCCAGATTCCACTGCAGCGATATCCATCATCCTCCCCGCCTGCAACGAAGCCGGTGCCTTGGCCGAACTCCTACCCAGACTGCGCGCCCAATGCCCGCAGGCGGAGATTCTGCTCGTCGATGACGGCTCCACCGATGCCACCGCCCGCATCGCCCGCGAGCAAGGCGCGCGGGTCATCTCCCACCCCATCAGCCTCGGCAACGGTGCCGCCATCAAAACCGGCGCCCGCTCGGCAAAGGGCGAGATCCTGGTCTTCATGGACGCCGACGGCCAGCACGACCCAGCCGACATCCCACGCCTGCTCGCCCGGCTCGATGACGGCCACGACATGGTCATCGGCGCACGCACCAAAGGCTCCCAGGCCACCTGGGGACGCGGCATCGCCAATGCCCTCTACAACCGCCTGGCTAGCTACATGACCGGCCACCCCATTCCCGACCTCACATCCGGGTTTCGCGCCGTGCGCGCCGCCCCTTTCCGGCAATTCCTCTACCTGCTGCCCAACGGCTTCTCCTACCCCACCACCATCACCATGGCCTTCTTCCGCGCCGGCTTGAGCGTCGCCTATCAGCCCATTGTCGCCAAGGCCCGCATCGGTCGCAGCCACATCCGCCCGCTCAAGGACGGCCTGCGCTTTCTGCTCATCATCTTCAAGATCGGCACACTGTATTCGCCGCTCAAGCTGTTCGTGCCCATCGCCGCGCTTCACGGCCTGATCGGCCTCGGCTACTACGCCTATACGTATCTCACCGCCACGCGCATCTCGCTCGCCACGCTCTTTCTGCTCACCACCGCTGTCACCATCTTTCTCATCGGCCTTGTCTCAGAGCAGATCACTCAGCTAATGTACAAAGACAGCGACCGCCATAAGTCAGCGGATTAA
- a CDS encoding type II toxin-antitoxin system RelE/ParE family toxin, which yields MVQADRYLDELNEGMATLAENPRFGADCGWIRAGYRCLAIRHHIVYYRVTIARIEIIRILHERMDPKRHLGSSGPEKC from the coding sequence ATGGTTCAGGCCGACCGCTATCTCGATGAATTGAACGAGGGGATGGCCACGCTCGCTGAAAACCCTCGGTTTGGCGCGGATTGTGGCTGGATTCGCGCCGGCTACCGGTGTCTCGCCATCCGACATCACATTGTTTATTATCGCGTCACCATTGCCCGCATCGAGATTATTCGCATCCTGCACGAACGCATGGACCCGAAGCGCCATCTGGGCTCAAGCGGGCCGGAGAAATGCTAA
- a CDS encoding nucleotidyltransferase domain-containing protein, which translates to MRLTPGTASIIRAETRAIFGDQAQVRLFGSRVDDDQRGGDIDLLVELPRQQTDGHRKSLTLAARLQIRLGDQRIDVLLIDPETPPQPIHKQAIANGVLL; encoded by the coding sequence ATGCGCCTGACACCTGGAACCGCCAGCATCATCCGCGCCGAAACCCGGGCTATTTTCGGCGACCAGGCTCAAGTGCGCCTGTTTGGTTCCCGCGTTGATGATGATCAGCGGGGCGGCGATATTGATCTGCTCGTCGAACTGCCGCGTCAGCAAACGGATGGGCACCGCAAAAGCCTAACGCTGGCAGCGCGCCTGCAAATCCGGCTGGGCGATCAACGAATCGATGTTTTGTTAATAGACCCCGAAACGCCACCACAGCCGATCCACAAACAGGCCATTGCGAACGGGGTGTTGTTGTGA
- a CDS encoding RNA-binding domain-containing protein has protein sequence MMCDLEQLIAQGEHASLEFKLEDVRPESLAKELVAFSNTLGGTLLIGVADNSAILGVTDKAAIEQRVLNVARHNVVPAINPNLFWQTLDDKDICQVKVGKGTAKPYQTLDGKFLIRVGSTNRQATMEELSRLFQAAGLIHFDISPVQQTGLRDLDEAKLQAYWQTSYQIDFDSLDNHERTNLLLNADLLALHETVPVCTVGGLLMFGKQPQRRLPQSAIQFAVFDGLDLTAPLLDKKELSGALPDLIDNGAALIRLFLPNPSTINGLRRQEQDLMPPSVIREVLVNAVCHRDYSISQRRIQIFLFRDRLEVRSPGRLPNTLTLQKIRFGNSAPRNLLLLKYLDNMRYIDGLGRGVPLMIRALGERLSFAETGEIFSVVIRLG, from the coding sequence ATGATGTGCGATCTCGAACAACTTATTGCTCAAGGCGAGCACGCTTCTCTGGAGTTTAAGCTTGAGGACGTGCGGCCAGAGTCGCTCGCCAAGGAGCTGGTGGCCTTTTCCAATACCTTGGGCGGCACTCTGCTCATTGGGGTCGCAGACAACAGTGCCATTTTGGGTGTCACCGACAAAGCCGCCATTGAGCAACGCGTTCTCAATGTGGCGCGGCACAATGTAGTACCAGCAATCAATCCCAACCTGTTTTGGCAGACGCTGGATGATAAGGATATCTGCCAGGTTAAGGTCGGCAAGGGTACGGCCAAACCCTATCAAACGCTGGACGGAAAGTTTTTGATCCGGGTCGGTTCCACTAATCGTCAGGCGACCATGGAAGAACTGAGCCGTCTCTTTCAGGCCGCTGGTCTGATCCATTTTGACATTTCGCCGGTCCAGCAGACCGGCCTGCGAGATCTCGATGAGGCCAAGCTTCAAGCCTATTGGCAGACATCGTACCAAATCGATTTCGACTCACTGGATAATCACGAGCGCACCAATCTGTTGCTCAACGCCGATCTGTTGGCGTTGCACGAAACCGTGCCAGTCTGCACCGTCGGCGGTTTGCTGATGTTTGGCAAGCAACCACAGCGTCGACTGCCGCAAAGCGCGATTCAGTTTGCGGTGTTCGATGGCCTTGATCTCACCGCTCCCCTGCTGGATAAGAAAGAACTCTCGGGTGCGCTGCCGGATCTCATCGACAATGGCGCTGCCCTGATTCGCCTGTTTCTGCCGAATCCCTCGACCATCAATGGATTACGGCGCCAGGAGCAGGATTTGATGCCGCCATCCGTCATTCGCGAGGTGCTGGTCAACGCGGTTTGTCATCGTGACTATTCGATCTCTCAGCGACGGATTCAGATCTTTCTCTTTCGAGACCGGCTGGAGGTTCGCTCACCTGGCCGGCTGCCGAATACTCTGACGTTGCAGAAGATTCGCTTTGGTAACTCAGCGCCTCGCAACCTGTTATTGCTGAAATATCTTGATAACATGCGCTATATCGACGGTCTTGGTCGAGGTGTCCCACTTATGATCCGTGCATTGGGCGAACGGCTGAGTTTCGCTGAAACAGGGGAGATATTTTCCGTCGTAATTCGACTTGGATGA
- a CDS encoding PD-(D/E)XK nuclease family protein has translation MGETMQETIRRTLPELVRSDSGFRDEILNITQSVYANRGDTESRFDRVLAELQRDREEQTRKWEEQVKARESDREEQARKWEEQVKARESDREEQARKWEEQVKARESDREEQNRKWEAQVKERESDREEQARKWEEQVKARESDREGQNRKWEEQNRKWDQQMAENHNLLEEIRRSRVRQEQSLGAMGARWGLSSEQSFRGALRGILEEIFGVDVININDFDDSGMVFGAPDQVEIDVIIKNGEVILCELKSSMSKGDMYIFDRKAAFYAQRHQRAVTRKLAISPMVRPNARAVAEKLGIEVFSDAEDATNQLAS, from the coding sequence ATGGGCGAGACAATGCAGGAGACTATTCGACGGACCTTGCCGGAACTCGTGCGGAGCGATTCTGGATTTCGTGACGAGATCCTGAATATCACTCAATCAGTCTATGCCAATCGTGGGGATACCGAGTCGCGTTTTGATCGCGTGCTGGCCGAGCTGCAACGTGATCGCGAGGAGCAAACCCGCAAATGGGAGGAACAGGTCAAGGCCCGTGAGAGTGATCGCGAGGAGCAGGCCCGAAAATGGGAGGAACAGGTCAAGGCCCGTGAGAGTGATCGCGAGGAGCAGGCCCGAAAATGGGAGGAACAGGTCAAGGCCCGCGAGAGTGACCGCGAGGAGCAGAATCGCAAGTGGGAGGCGCAGGTCAAGGAGCGCGAGAGTGATCGCGAGGAGCAGGCCCGCAAGTGGGAGGAACAAGTCAAGGCCCGCGAGAGTGACCGCGAGGGGCAGAATCGCAAGTGGGAAGAGCAAAATCGCAAGTGGGACCAGCAGATGGCAGAGAATCACAATTTGCTGGAAGAGATACGGAGATCACGTGTGCGCCAGGAGCAATCCCTGGGTGCCATGGGAGCGCGTTGGGGGTTGTCGTCCGAGCAGAGCTTTCGCGGCGCGCTCAGGGGGATTCTGGAGGAGATTTTCGGTGTAGATGTCATCAACATCAATGACTTCGACGATAGCGGGATGGTGTTCGGCGCACCCGATCAAGTCGAGATTGATGTCATCATCAAGAACGGTGAGGTCATCCTCTGCGAATTGAAGTCTTCGATGTCAAAGGGGGATATGTACATCTTCGACCGCAAGGCGGCCTTTTACGCGCAACGCCATCAGCGTGCGGTGACACGCAAGCTGGCCATCTCTCCGATGGTGCGCCCCAATGCTAGGGCGGTAGCGGAGAAGCTCGGTATCGAAGTCTTCAGTGATGCCGAGGATGCAACCAATCAACTAGCTAGCTAG
- a CDS encoding HipA domain-containing protein: MRALTGSATPHVLVKFSGADASPTVTRWADLLVCEHLALECARTLPGIASARSRILIQAGRTFLEVERFDRHDRLGRSPLCSLDTLNAALLGKTPGDWPTFADALVAAKWLGDGDAQRRHHLWWFGRLIANTDMHLGNLSFQPTQGRLCLAPTYDILPMRHAPLAGGELPTDEVEPPLPLPRQRAIWLAACQAAVEFWSRVGADTRISEGFRRLGLEHGQRLQTLAEQV, from the coding sequence CTGCGTGCGCTTACCGGCAGCGCGACACCCCATGTCCTGGTCAAGTTCTCCGGAGCGGATGCCTCGCCGACCGTGACCCGCTGGGCGGATCTGCTGGTATGCGAGCATCTGGCCCTGGAATGCGCGCGCACCCTGCCGGGGATCGCCAGCGCGCGCAGTCGTATCCTCATCCAGGCGGGCCGAACCTTTCTGGAGGTCGAACGATTCGATCGTCATGATCGGCTCGGACGCAGTCCACTCTGTAGCCTAGACACGCTCAATGCCGCCCTGCTGGGGAAGACGCCGGGCGATTGGCCGACATTCGCCGACGCGCTGGTCGCTGCCAAATGGCTCGGAGACGGCGACGCCCAACGGAGGCATCATCTCTGGTGGTTTGGCCGGCTCATCGCCAATACAGACATGCACCTCGGCAATCTCAGCTTTCAGCCCACGCAGGGCCGCCTGTGCCTGGCGCCCACCTATGACATACTGCCGATGCGCCATGCGCCACTGGCCGGCGGCGAATTGCCGACGGATGAGGTCGAGCCGCCACTACCACTCCCGCGACAACGCGCAATCTGGTTGGCAGCTTGTCAGGCTGCCGTGGAGTTTTGGTCGCGGGTCGGAGCGGATACGCGCATCAGCGAGGGCTTTCGTCGGCTGGGTTTAGAGCATGGCCAAAGGTTGCAAACCTTAGCTGAACAAGTTTGA
- a CDS encoding lysylphosphatidylglycerol synthase domain-containing protein, with product MSKQKHMALLLVFYLAIAACFLFYLIRLDYSQVSAMSLEASFLAYSVIFAVIFRYWGVFTWQVILRELEGKQVPGLVPLGAVYAKAWMARYIPGTVFWIAGKIYLAQSLGISKSRLAASSLLEGGMQIVSVISVSLVLLTFDSRLDTMLQELKWFIALVSLVSLTCLLPPVFNRVLAIAYTLVKKSAPGDELRINLSAIAKSFLLYACGALISGISFYFMCRAFYPATDSQHLLYLTGAYNLAGALGMATPLLPSGIGVREGVLFALLAVIFPLEIALSLTVVGRLWSAAIDLLFFLVASAAQKFVASPVAQ from the coding sequence ATGAGCAAACAAAAGCACATGGCATTGCTGCTGGTTTTTTATCTCGCGATTGCCGCCTGCTTCCTGTTCTACCTAATCCGCCTCGATTATTCACAGGTCTCTGCGATGTCCCTCGAGGCATCGTTTCTTGCTTACTCAGTTATTTTTGCCGTGATTTTCAGGTATTGGGGGGTTTTCACTTGGCAAGTGATCCTGCGGGAGCTGGAAGGCAAACAGGTGCCGGGACTGGTACCTCTCGGCGCGGTATACGCGAAGGCCTGGATGGCTAGGTATATACCGGGGACAGTGTTTTGGATCGCGGGCAAGATTTACCTCGCCCAGTCACTGGGCATTTCTAAGTCGAGACTGGCAGCCTCCTCCCTGCTGGAAGGTGGTATGCAGATAGTCTCCGTGATCTCAGTTTCTCTGGTGCTACTAACCTTTGATTCGAGGTTGGATACGATGCTGCAGGAACTTAAGTGGTTCATTGCCCTGGTTTCACTGGTCAGTCTGACGTGTTTGTTGCCTCCCGTATTTAACAGGGTGTTGGCAATCGCCTATACCTTGGTTAAGAAGTCAGCTCCAGGAGATGAACTCAGAATTAACCTGTCGGCCATCGCCAAATCATTTTTACTCTATGCTTGTGGCGCCCTGATTTCAGGCATTTCCTTTTACTTCATGTGCCGAGCGTTTTATCCCGCTACCGATAGCCAGCACCTGCTTTACTTGACGGGTGCATACAACCTTGCCGGCGCCCTAGGTATGGCGACACCGCTGCTGCCCAGCGGCATCGGTGTCAGAGAAGGTGTGCTATTCGCCTTGCTGGCAGTTATCTTCCCCCTTGAAATAGCCCTGAGCTTGACGGTGGTTGGTCGCCTGTGGTCGGCGGCGATCGACTTGCTGTTTTTCCTGGTTGCAAGCGCAGCGCAAAAATTCGTGGCTAGCCCTGTAGCACAATAG
- a CDS encoding ribbon-helix-helix domain-containing protein, with amino-acid sequence MRTVIELPDDQIPPLKDLADALKVSRAELIRRAVADYLRRFETPPDDTAFGIWKESGEDGLDYQVRMRSEWHR; translated from the coding sequence ATGCGCACCGTCATTGAGCTACCGGACGACCAGATCCCACCGCTGAAGGATCTTGCTGACGCCCTCAAGGTCTCTCGCGCCGAGCTGATCCGACGCGCTGTGGCGGATTATCTGCGACGGTTTGAAACGCCGCCGGATGACACCGCCTTCGGCATTTGGAAAGAAAGTGGCGAGGATGGGCTTGACTACCAAGTGCGCATGCGCTCGGAATGGCACCGGTGA
- a CDS encoding glycosyltransferase — protein sequence MQQQVTPQPLVSVIIPVFNDPLGLEQSLSALDNQTSRVPFEVIVVDNDSIPRIAIPFKQFPELTIHGFICNTPGSYAARNHGLKHARGQIIAFLDADCIPARNWLTEGVSVIEKEKYAAMIGGDVVFKKPALPTAVSRYQCALGFQQQNNIQLKGFGATANLWVPRKAEQSIGPFREDLLSGGDREWCARGFTKGFPIKFAPNLIVTTLPRTRLRSAVRQARRVAGGRMQLKNKTSDYFHEEAVKKGYQKESLKKRLARIWTLDYSVSEKIAILLNAAIIWAAGQLEIIRIVLGGKPERR from the coding sequence ATGCAACAACAAGTCACGCCCCAACCACTAGTGAGTGTCATCATTCCCGTTTTCAATGATCCGCTTGGTTTAGAGCAGTCACTTAGCGCTCTTGATAATCAAACAAGCCGAGTTCCTTTTGAAGTTATCGTGGTCGATAACGACTCGATTCCGAGAATTGCCATCCCCTTTAAACAATTTCCTGAATTAACAATCCATGGATTTATTTGCAACACGCCGGGTTCTTATGCTGCTCGTAACCATGGGCTCAAACATGCGCGCGGCCAAATTATTGCCTTCCTTGACGCGGATTGCATTCCAGCCAGAAACTGGCTAACCGAAGGAGTCAGCGTAATTGAGAAAGAAAAATATGCAGCTATGATCGGCGGAGACGTGGTGTTTAAAAAACCCGCTCTGCCAACCGCTGTCAGTCGCTATCAATGCGCACTTGGTTTTCAACAACAAAATAACATCCAATTAAAAGGATTTGGCGCCACTGCGAATTTATGGGTGCCACGCAAGGCTGAGCAAAGCATTGGTCCCTTTCGCGAGGATCTTTTATCTGGAGGTGACCGAGAGTGGTGTGCACGCGGATTCACAAAAGGCTTCCCGATAAAGTTCGCCCCCAATCTTATTGTAACGACTTTACCCAGAACACGTTTAAGAAGCGCTGTGCGTCAGGCTCGACGAGTTGCCGGTGGACGAATGCAATTAAAAAATAAGACAAGCGATTACTTTCATGAAGAAGCAGTCAAAAAAGGATATCAAAAAGAATCCCTTAAAAAACGCCTGGCGCGCATATGGACACTAGATTATTCCGTCTCTGAAAAGATTGCCATTTTGCTGAATGCTGCCATTATTTGGGCTGCCGGTCAACTCGAAATAATACGCATAGTGCTTGGCGGGAAACCTGAGAGGCGATAA
- a CDS encoding type II toxin-antitoxin system VapC family toxin encodes MAPVKALFDTNILIDYLNGVVAARDEIAHYDDPMISLITWMEVMVGTSAEHAIPVRAFLRRFECIGIGSDIAERVISIRQARRLKLPDAIIHATATEQSALLVTRNTKDFPDGEPGIRVPYSL; translated from the coding sequence ATGGCACCGGTGAAGGCGCTGTTTGACACCAACATTCTAATCGACTACTTGAACGGAGTGGTCGCAGCGCGTGATGAGATCGCTCATTATGATGACCCCATGATCAGCCTGATCACCTGGATGGAGGTGATGGTCGGCACCTCTGCAGAGCATGCAATACCGGTACGGGCCTTCCTGCGGCGATTCGAGTGCATCGGCATCGGCAGCGACATCGCTGAACGTGTCATCAGCATCCGCCAGGCGCGCCGACTCAAGCTTCCGGATGCCATCATTCACGCCACGGCCACAGAACAGAGCGCATTGCTGGTGACCCGCAACACCAAGGATTTCCCCGACGGCGAACCCGGTATTCGCGTCCCCTATTCCCTATAG
- a CDS encoding glycosyltransferase family 4 protein encodes MRILILSKRQYTSRDLLDDRYGRLRELPLALADLCHDLRGVCLSYRPRDEGRYEDIQNDARVIWQACNAHRLLPFGRNSYWNQIQVLADSWRPDVVLACSDALHAVLGERLARKLGAALVIDLYDNFESFQSSRLPGLRSAFRRAVRGADGVVCISKPLAGLVRDRYGYHGPLAVIENAVPAGLFHPHDRLVCRRALALPEAARLIGTAGALTRNRGIEVLFRAFEHLGRRRADVHLVLAGPRDKSLRLPCGDHVHDLGCLAPDQVPNLLSALDVGVICNRDSAFGRYCFPQKFYEMVACGIPVVAAATGSMADLLRDWPGHLYAPDDPESLAGALNAQLDDPQRLPFHAPCWHDLAKRLECLIQDSCS; translated from the coding sequence ATGAGAATCCTTATCTTATCAAAGCGCCAATATACGAGTCGTGATCTTCTTGATGATCGCTACGGGCGTTTGCGTGAACTTCCGCTGGCGCTTGCGGATCTTTGTCATGACCTGCGTGGGGTGTGCCTGAGCTATCGACCGCGCGATGAAGGGCGCTATGAAGATATTCAAAATGATGCACGGGTGATTTGGCAGGCATGTAATGCGCATCGTTTGCTTCCGTTTGGAAGAAACAGTTATTGGAATCAAATTCAGGTGCTCGCTGATTCATGGCGCCCCGATGTCGTGCTGGCCTGCTCGGATGCTCTGCATGCCGTTCTTGGCGAACGCCTTGCCCGAAAGTTGGGCGCGGCTCTGGTGATTGATCTTTACGATAATTTCGAGAGTTTTCAATCAAGTCGCTTGCCTGGTCTCAGAAGTGCATTCAGGCGTGCAGTGCGCGGCGCGGACGGTGTCGTCTGCATCAGCAAGCCGCTGGCAGGACTGGTACGAGATCGGTATGGCTATCATGGGCCATTGGCTGTGATCGAGAATGCCGTGCCGGCTGGCCTTTTCCATCCGCATGATCGGCTGGTCTGCCGGCGAGCGCTCGCGTTGCCGGAAGCAGCGCGCCTGATAGGGACTGCTGGTGCATTGACTCGTAACCGCGGAATTGAAGTACTTTTTCGTGCGTTCGAGCACTTGGGCAGGCGGCGGGCAGATGTGCATCTAGTGCTGGCTGGGCCGCGTGATAAATCGTTGCGCTTGCCGTGTGGCGATCATGTGCATGATCTCGGGTGTCTGGCGCCCGACCAGGTACCAAATCTGTTGTCAGCCCTTGATGTTGGGGTCATCTGCAATCGTGATTCGGCTTTTGGTCGTTACTGTTTTCCGCAAAAGTTTTATGAAATGGTGGCTTGTGGAATACCCGTCGTGGCGGCGGCAACGGGATCCATGGCGGATCTGCTCCGAGATTGGCCAGGGCATCTGTATGCTCCCGATGATCCTGAAAGTCTAGCGGGTGCGTTGAATGCGCAACTCGACGATCCCCAGAGGTTACCATTCCATGCCCCCTGTTGGCATGATTTAGCGAAGCGTCTGGAGTGTTTGATACAAGATTCTTGTTCATGA
- a CDS encoding phosphoenolpyruvate carboxykinase produces MSEFQYCFYGQLNLVLNSGGHAGYEKYFNNEYQLISQSNNLNPSAPLIKVGIVRELPPPSDHEIRTIKDRRKLFSFSYVIRGIDTDEVEIYFCQHFMDKLYINAVAVFLQAQVLEPLMYYKLLQRGVLLMHAAGVTDGKAGYLFPAHGGTGKTTLSIALLAHGFKLLGDDLLFIDTNKGVVHPYPRPLHLFTYNINSLQNASVPFHYRTAIYFKNIIRYCLKLLYRTEFLISTRVHAQEIFSDDPFGSSVPYRSIGFLVKEGPTHSCVEIDSNNVEMLTSEILHSADLNESLYILLKSSPLQSRVVTRERQLVDKLLRQFPHISYINTRAMALDQLVPSLVECLRERQQ; encoded by the coding sequence ATGAGCGAATTCCAATACTGCTTTTACGGCCAGTTGAACCTAGTATTGAATTCAGGTGGTCATGCTGGCTATGAAAAGTACTTCAATAATGAATATCAGCTAATCAGTCAGAGCAACAACCTGAATCCTTCTGCTCCGCTCATCAAGGTTGGTATCGTCAGGGAACTGCCGCCGCCGAGCGACCATGAAATCCGCACGATCAAGGATCGCCGCAAGCTGTTCAGCTTTAGTTATGTCATTCGCGGCATCGACACGGACGAGGTGGAGATCTACTTCTGCCAGCATTTCATGGACAAGCTCTATATCAACGCAGTGGCCGTTTTTCTGCAGGCCCAGGTGCTGGAACCCTTGATGTATTACAAACTTCTTCAGCGGGGTGTGCTTTTAATGCATGCCGCTGGAGTCACGGACGGAAAAGCCGGCTACCTGTTTCCGGCCCACGGTGGTACCGGCAAAACGACGCTCAGTATCGCGTTGCTTGCCCACGGCTTCAAACTGCTGGGTGACGATCTTTTATTCATCGACACTAACAAAGGTGTTGTGCATCCGTATCCACGTCCCCTGCACCTTTTTACCTACAACATTAACTCTTTGCAGAACGCCAGCGTTCCGTTCCATTACCGGACCGCCATTTACTTCAAGAATATTATACGCTATTGCCTAAAATTGCTGTACCGAACCGAGTTCCTGATTTCTACCAGGGTGCATGCTCAGGAAATTTTTAGCGATGACCCTTTCGGTTCCTCCGTGCCTTATCGTTCCATAGGCTTCCTGGTGAAGGAAGGACCTACGCACTCATGTGTTGAGATTGACAGCAACAATGTCGAGATGCTCACCAGCGAAATCCTGCATTCTGCCGATCTCAACGAGAGTCTCTACATCCTGCTCAAGAGTTCCCCCTTGCAAAGCAGGGTTGTAACCCGGGAGCGGCAGTTGGTGGATAAGTTACTCCGACAATTCCCGCATATCAGTTACATCAATACCAGAGCAATGGCATTAGATCAGCTGGTACCTTCTCTTGTCGAGTGCCTGAGAGAGCGGCAGCAATGA